Proteins encoded together in one Phyllostomus discolor isolate MPI-MPIP mPhyDis1 chromosome 6, mPhyDis1.pri.v3, whole genome shotgun sequence window:
- the CIAO1 gene encoding LOW QUALITY PROTEIN: probable cytosolic iron-sulfur protein assembly protein CIAO1 (The sequence of the model RefSeq protein was modified relative to this genomic sequence to represent the inferred CDS: inserted 3 bases in 3 codons): MKDSLVLLGRVPAHPDSRCWFLAWNPAGTLLASCGGDRRVRIWGTEGDNWICKSVLSEGHQRTVRKVAWSPCGNYLASASFDATTCIWKKNQDDFECVTLEGHENEVKSVAWAPSGNLLATCSRDKSVWVWEVDEEDEYECVSVLNSHTQDXKHVVWHPTQELLASASYDDTVKLYREEEDDWVCCATLEGHESTVWSLAFDPSGQRLASCSDDRTVRIWHQYLPGNEQGVACSSDPSWKCICTLSGFHSRTIYDIAWCSLTWALATAXGDDAIRVFEEDPGSDPQQPTFSLTAHLPQAHSQDVNCVAWNPXQQGLLASCSDDGEVAFWKYQRLKSSEPPLLRIELWFPGKCRKTFLARGPEGGVWPSFNLVLSQSDLGRCAGPQNHKLFPSFNMGPFVNNYRNSSTL, from the exons ATGAAGGACTCGCTGGTGCTGCTGGGTCGTGTTCCAGCACACCCAGACTCGCGCTGCTGGTTCTTGGCCTGGAACCCCGCAGGAACTCTTCTGGCCTCGTGCGGGGGCGACCGCAGAGTCCGCATCTGGGGCACTGAGG GTGACAACTGGATCTGCAAATCTGTCCTTTCTGAAGGCCACCAGCGCACTGTGCGGAAGGTGGCTTGGTCTCCCTGTGGCAATTACTTGGCCTCTGCCAGCTTTGATGCTACCACTTGCATTTGGAAGAAGAATCAGGATGACTTTGAG TGTGTGACTCTGGAAGGCCATGAAAATGAAGTCAAGTCAGTGGCCTGGGCCCCATCTGGCAACCTCCTTGCTACCTGCAGTCGAGATAAGAGTGTGTGGGTCTGGGAAG TTGATGAAGAAGATGAGTACGAATGTGTCAGTGTCCTCAACTCCCACACACAGG GTAAGCATGTGGTCTGGCACCCAACCCAGGAG CTGTTAGCTTCTGCAAGCTATGATGACACAGTGAAGCTCTATCGGGAGGAAGAGGATGACTGGGTATGCTGTGCCACCCTTGAAGGCCACGAATCCACCGTATGGAGCTTGGCCTTTGACCCCAGTGGCCAGCGTCTAGCGTCTTGCAGTGATGACCGTACCGTGCGCATCTGGCACCAGTATCTGCCAGGCAATGAGCAAG GGGTGGCATGCAGCTCTGATCCCAGCTGGAAGTGTATCTGCACTTTGTCAGGCTTCCACTCCAGGACCATTTACGACATCGCTTG GTGTTCGCTGACATGGGCCCTGGCTACTG TGGGGGACGATGCCATCCGAGTGTTTGAGGAGGACCCCGGCTCAGATCCACAGCAGCCTACCTTCTCTCTGACAGCCCACTTGCCTCAGGCCCATTCCCAGGATGTCAACTGTGTGGCCTGGAACC AGCAGCAGGGACTCCTGGCCTCTTGCAGTGATGATGGGGAGGTGGCCTTCTGGAAGTACCAGCGCCTGAAGTCCTCTGAGCCACCTCTACTTAGGATAGAATTGTGGTTCCCTGGAAAATGTCGTAAGACTTTCCTAGCCCGAGGACCTGAAGGAGGAGTGTGGCCTTCGTTTAACTTGGTTCTCTCCCAGTCAGACCTGGGTAGATGTGCAGGGCCACAGAACCACAAGCTGTTTCCCTCCTTCAACATGGGGCCCTTTGTGAACAACTACAGAAACAGCAGTACCTTGTAG